From the Amycolatopsis thermoflava N1165 genome, one window contains:
- a CDS encoding thioesterase family protein has translation MTENAFYLPLGGDRYQPTEHTAGPWTPEAQHFGPPSALLARALENLAADRPGLLARVTVEILGPAPLTELSLRSWVERPGRSVELLGAELHDGTRAVARASAWRIAEADTTDVATEEPAPPSPEDCRPASWPDTWGRGGYLGAMEWRVIAGSPAEPGPAWVWGRQRVELVAGEKPTPLQRLFAVADTGNGASNFLDPAKWWFINSELTVHLRRAPVGEWIALDARTLVGPSGVGTATSTLSDVRGQVGHGAQALMVRTR, from the coding sequence ATGACGGAGAACGCTTTCTACCTGCCGCTGGGCGGCGACCGCTACCAGCCGACCGAGCACACGGCCGGGCCGTGGACGCCGGAGGCGCAGCACTTCGGGCCGCCGTCGGCGCTGCTCGCCCGCGCGCTGGAGAACCTGGCCGCCGACCGGCCGGGGCTGCTGGCGCGGGTCACCGTGGAGATCCTCGGCCCGGCGCCGCTGACCGAGCTGTCACTACGGTCCTGGGTGGAGCGTCCGGGGCGGTCGGTCGAGCTGCTCGGCGCGGAACTGCACGACGGCACGCGGGCGGTCGCGCGGGCCTCCGCGTGGCGGATCGCCGAGGCCGACACCACGGACGTGGCCACCGAGGAGCCGGCGCCACCGTCCCCGGAGGACTGCCGTCCGGCGTCCTGGCCCGACACGTGGGGCCGCGGCGGCTACCTGGGCGCGATGGAGTGGCGGGTCATCGCGGGGTCGCCCGCGGAGCCGGGCCCCGCGTGGGTGTGGGGCAGGCAGCGGGTCGAGCTGGTGGCCGGGGAGAAGCCGACGCCGCTGCAGCGGCTGTTCGCGGTCGCCGACACCGGCAACGGGGCGTCGAACTTCCTGGACCCGGCGAAGTGGTGGTTCATCAACAGCGAGCTGACCGTGCACCTGCGGCGCGCTCCGGTCGGCGAGTGGATCGCGCTGGACGCGCGCACGCTGGTCGGGCCGTCCGGGGTGGGCACGGCCACCAGCACGCTGTCCGACGTACGGGGCCAGGTGGGCCACGGCGCGCAGGCGCTGATGGTGCGGACACGCTGA
- a CDS encoding YciI family protein, with product MKFLVLIYRNAASQAVWESLADDEKRQGLKAYEALDRDLAESGELVTSASLAPPETGKRVLVSDGQVVAGDGPFAEVKEQLAGFYVLDCGSLERAVEWAARIPEAGLGLVEVRPTQDLSVFLP from the coding sequence ATGAAGTTCCTGGTGCTGATCTACCGCAACGCGGCGTCGCAGGCGGTGTGGGAAAGCCTGGCCGACGACGAGAAACGGCAGGGGCTCAAAGCGTACGAGGCGCTGGACCGCGACCTGGCGGAGTCGGGGGAGCTGGTGACCTCGGCGTCGCTGGCGCCGCCGGAGACGGGTAAGCGGGTCCTGGTCTCCGACGGGCAGGTCGTGGCGGGGGACGGGCCGTTCGCCGAGGTCAAGGAGCAGCTGGCCGGGTTCTACGTGCTGGACTGCGGGAGCCTGGAGCGGGCCGTGGAGTGGGCGGCGCGGATCCCGGAGGCGGGGCTCGGCCTGGTCGAGGTGCGCCCCACGCAGGACCTGAGCGTCTTCCTGCCGTGA
- a CDS encoding RNA polymerase sigma factor: protein MNEVLRELAPQVLAALVRRYGDFDLCEDAVQEALLAAATQWPAQGMPDNPKGWLITTASRRRIELWRSEAARRRREENVALMTPPDPAPVPAVDDTLTLLMLCCHPSLTPASQVALALRAVGGLTTAEIARAYLVPESTIAQRISRAKQRIKAAGARFRPPAPEEYGRRLAAVLNVLYLVFTEGHTASSGESLQRVDLTAEAIRLARQLHARLPAEGEVTGLLALMLLTDARRAARTGPGGVLVPLAEQDRSRWDRAMIDEGTALVTRALTTAPVGAYQLQAAIAAVHGQAGRAEDTDWREIAGLYELLAAVAPGPMVTLNRVVAVAEVDGPEAGLRELAVAAEDPALAGHHRVDAVRAHLLERTGDLPAAAEAYDRAARGTLSVPERRYLEARARRCASGSV, encoded by the coding sequence GTGAACGAGGTGCTGCGCGAACTGGCGCCGCAGGTGCTCGCCGCGCTGGTGCGCCGCTACGGCGACTTCGACCTGTGCGAGGACGCGGTGCAGGAGGCGCTGCTCGCGGCCGCGACGCAGTGGCCGGCCCAGGGGATGCCCGACAACCCCAAGGGCTGGCTGATCACCACCGCGTCCCGGCGGCGGATCGAGCTGTGGCGGTCGGAGGCCGCGCGCCGCCGCCGGGAGGAGAACGTCGCGCTGATGACGCCACCGGACCCGGCGCCGGTGCCCGCGGTGGACGACACGCTCACCCTGCTCATGCTGTGCTGCCACCCGTCGCTGACCCCGGCGTCGCAGGTGGCGCTGGCGCTGCGGGCGGTCGGCGGGCTCACCACCGCCGAGATCGCGCGGGCCTACCTGGTGCCGGAATCCACGATCGCGCAACGCATCAGCCGCGCGAAACAGCGGATCAAGGCTGCCGGCGCCCGGTTCCGGCCACCCGCGCCGGAGGAGTACGGCAGGCGACTGGCCGCCGTGCTCAACGTGCTGTACCTGGTCTTCACCGAGGGGCACACGGCGAGTTCGGGGGAGTCGTTGCAGCGCGTGGACCTGACCGCCGAGGCGATCCGCCTGGCCCGGCAGCTGCATGCCCGGCTGCCCGCCGAGGGGGAGGTGACGGGCCTGCTCGCCCTGATGCTCCTGACCGACGCGCGCCGCGCCGCCCGCACCGGCCCCGGTGGTGTACTGGTCCCGCTCGCCGAACAGGACCGGTCGCGGTGGGACCGGGCGATGATCGACGAGGGCACGGCGCTGGTGACGCGGGCGCTGACGACCGCGCCGGTGGGCGCGTACCAGTTGCAGGCCGCGATCGCCGCCGTGCACGGGCAGGCCGGGCGCGCGGAGGACACCGACTGGCGCGAGATCGCCGGGCTGTACGAGCTGCTGGCGGCCGTGGCGCCCGGCCCGATGGTGACGCTGAACCGTGTCGTGGCGGTGGCCGAAGTGGACGGTCCGGAGGCCGGCTTGCGGGAGCTGGCGGTGGCAGCGGAGGACCCGGCGCTGGCCGGGCACCACCGCGTGGACGCGGTGCGGGCGCACCTCCTGGAGCGCACCGGCGATCTCCCCGCGGCGGCGGAGGCATACGACCGCGCCGCGCGGGGCACGTTGAGCGTGCCGGAGCGGCGGTACCTGGAGGCGCGTGCCCGCCGCTGCGCCTCGGGAAGTGTATAA
- a CDS encoding RecB family exonuclease — MAQTATTDPQLGVRRPALSPSRASDFKQCPLLYRFRAVDRLPEVPTKAQLRGTLVHSVLERLFALPKTDREPDRARELLAPTWSELSADNPEWAELFDGEDVQGWLESATKLLDSYFQLEDPRRFDPEACELHVELELESGVRLRGYVDRLDVAPTGEIRVVDYKTGAAPREIGEAKAMFQMKFYAVVLWRLRGVVPRQLKLMYLTDGQSLAYAPDEAELRRFERTLEAIWQAILKAGKTGDFRPSPSRLCDWCAHQSLCPSFGGTPPEYPGWPEPDPGVETALDRAD; from the coding sequence ATGGCTCAGACGGCGACCACGGATCCCCAGCTCGGCGTGCGCCGCCCCGCGCTGTCCCCTTCGCGGGCCAGCGACTTCAAACAGTGCCCGCTGCTCTACCGCTTCCGGGCGGTCGACCGGCTGCCGGAGGTGCCGACGAAGGCGCAGCTGCGCGGCACGCTCGTGCACTCGGTGCTGGAGCGGCTGTTCGCGCTGCCGAAGACCGACCGCGAACCCGATCGCGCCCGCGAACTGCTCGCGCCCACCTGGAGCGAACTGTCGGCCGACAACCCGGAGTGGGCCGAGTTGTTCGACGGCGAGGACGTGCAGGGCTGGCTGGAGTCGGCCACCAAGCTGCTGGACAGCTACTTCCAGCTGGAGGACCCGCGCCGGTTCGACCCCGAGGCGTGCGAGCTGCACGTCGAGCTGGAGCTCGAGTCGGGCGTCCGGCTGCGCGGGTACGTCGACCGGCTGGACGTCGCGCCCACCGGCGAGATCCGCGTGGTGGACTACAAGACCGGCGCCGCGCCCCGCGAGATCGGCGAGGCCAAGGCGATGTTCCAGATGAAGTTCTACGCCGTGGTGCTGTGGCGGCTGCGTGGCGTGGTGCCGCGCCAGCTGAAGCTCATGTACCTCACCGACGGCCAGTCGCTCGCCTACGCCCCGGACGAGGCCGAGCTGCGCCGGTTCGAGCGCACGCTGGAGGCGATCTGGCAGGCGATCCTCAAGGCGGGCAAGACCGGCGACTTCCGGCCGAGCCCCAGCCGGCTCTGCGACTGGTGCGCGCACCAGTCGCTGTGCCCGTCGTTCGGCGGCACGCCACCGGAGTACCCGGGCTGGCCGGAGCCGGACCCGGGTGTGGAAACAGCATTGGACCGTGCTGACTGA
- a CDS encoding AEC family transporter: protein MTGGVLPAFAPIWALTGLGYLLGRFRVLGEGAEAALTKYVFVVAMPAVLFTTMQDTPLTALLNPGVLAFLIGTVVVGAIGFALGKWVFRRKLSEWAVSGMASCYANAGNLGIPVLLQLFGDSAFVVVMILLQTLVLMPSLLALLEADAREPGRSRWRTLLMLPVRTPVIAASLAGVLFRASGLHLPHLVAQPLHLLASAGVGTALLVLGMSLTSGGARDPMGTRRAEMAAVVGLKLFAQPAITLGVGLLLGVPHPALMIATVCAGLPTAQNIFIATSQYALDSRFVRDCVLVSTLVSMGSLSLVSWLVGEFL from the coding sequence TTGACCGGCGGTGTCCTGCCGGCGTTCGCGCCGATCTGGGCACTGACCGGACTGGGGTACCTGCTCGGCCGGTTCCGCGTGCTCGGCGAGGGCGCCGAGGCGGCGCTGACGAAGTACGTCTTCGTCGTCGCGATGCCCGCGGTGCTGTTCACCACCATGCAGGACACCCCGCTGACCGCCCTGCTGAACCCGGGCGTGCTCGCGTTCCTGATCGGCACCGTCGTGGTGGGCGCGATCGGGTTCGCGCTGGGCAAGTGGGTGTTCCGGCGCAAGCTGTCGGAGTGGGCGGTCAGCGGGATGGCCTCCTGCTACGCCAACGCCGGCAACCTGGGCATCCCGGTCCTGCTGCAGCTGTTCGGGGACTCCGCGTTCGTCGTGGTGATGATCCTGTTGCAGACGCTGGTGCTGATGCCGTCGCTGCTGGCGCTGCTGGAGGCCGACGCGCGGGAGCCGGGCCGCTCGCGGTGGCGGACGCTGCTGATGCTGCCGGTGCGCACCCCGGTGATCGCCGCGTCGCTGGCCGGGGTGCTGTTCCGGGCGAGCGGACTGCACCTGCCGCACCTGGTGGCGCAGCCGCTGCACCTGCTCGCCTCCGCCGGGGTGGGCACCGCGCTGCTGGTGCTGGGCATGTCCCTCACCTCCGGCGGCGCGCGGGACCCGATGGGGACGCGGCGGGCCGAGATGGCGGCGGTGGTCGGGCTGAAGCTGTTCGCCCAGCCCGCGATCACCCTCGGCGTCGGCCTGCTGCTCGGCGTGCCGCACCCGGCGCTGATGATCGCGACGGTGTGCGCGGGGCTGCCGACCGCGCAGAACATCTTCATCGCGACCAGCCAGTACGCCCTGGACAGCCGGTTCGTGCGGGACTGCGTGCTCGTGTCCACCCTGGTGTCGATGGGGTCGCTGTCCCTGGTGTCCTGGCTGGTCGGCGAGTTCCTCTAG
- a CDS encoding HAD family hydrolase: MTDGLAAVLWDMDGTLVDSEKLWDVALYECAEWLGGTLTTEQRLTLVGSNMDATAGFLLTATGHEPTAAAVAETGAWIRDRTANLFADELPWRPGAREALTAVRRAGVPSALVTSTERSLTELALDTIGREFFDVTVCGDEVDGLNKPHPEPYLRAARLLGADPARCVAVEDSPPGAASAAAAGCVVLVVPNDVSVEAGPRRVFRTSLTGVDADTLRGLV, from the coding sequence TTGACGGACGGCCTTGCTGCCGTGCTCTGGGACATGGACGGCACGCTCGTCGACTCGGAGAAGCTGTGGGACGTCGCGCTCTACGAGTGCGCGGAGTGGCTGGGCGGGACGCTCACCACCGAGCAGCGGCTCACGCTCGTCGGGTCCAACATGGACGCCACGGCGGGCTTCCTGCTGACGGCGACCGGCCACGAGCCGACCGCCGCGGCGGTCGCGGAGACCGGCGCGTGGATCCGCGACCGGACGGCGAACCTGTTCGCCGACGAGCTGCCGTGGCGGCCCGGCGCCCGCGAAGCGCTGACCGCGGTGCGCCGCGCCGGGGTGCCCTCGGCGCTGGTCACCTCCACCGAGCGGTCGCTGACCGAGCTGGCGCTGGACACCATCGGGCGGGAGTTCTTCGACGTCACCGTCTGCGGTGACGAGGTGGACGGGCTCAACAAGCCGCACCCCGAGCCGTACCTGCGTGCGGCGCGGCTGCTCGGCGCGGACCCGGCACGCTGCGTGGCCGTCGAGGACTCCCCGCCGGGCGCCGCGTCGGCCGCCGCCGCGGGGTGCGTCGTGCTCGTGGTGCCCAACGACGTGTCCGTCGAAGCGGGCCCGCGCCGGGTGTTCCGCACCTCGCTGACCGGGGTGGACGCGGACACGCTGCGCGGCCTGGTGTGA
- a CDS encoding phosphoribosyl-ATP diphosphatase, producing MKTFDELFAELTERARNRPEGSGTVEALDAGVHAQGKKVLEEAGEVWIAAEHESDDRLAEEISQLLYRVQVLMLGRGLTTEDVYRYL from the coding sequence GTGAAGACCTTCGACGAGCTGTTCGCCGAGCTCACCGAGCGGGCCCGCAACCGACCCGAGGGATCGGGCACCGTGGAGGCGCTGGACGCCGGCGTGCATGCCCAGGGCAAGAAGGTGCTCGAGGAGGCCGGTGAGGTCTGGATCGCCGCCGAGCACGAGTCCGACGACCGGCTGGCCGAGGAGATCTCCCAGCTGCTGTACCGGGTTCAGGTGCTGATGCTCGGGCGCGGGCTGACCACCGAGGACGTGTACCGCTACCTGTAG
- the hisG gene encoding ATP phosphoribosyltransferase: MLRVAVPNKGALAGPASEMLGEAGYRQRHEQRDLTVLDPNNEVEFFFLRPKDIPIYVGSGELDLGITGRDLALDSGAPVEEVLALGFGGSTFRYAAPAGQDWKPADLQGKRLATSYPKLVRDDLARQGVEAEVIRLDGAVEISIQLGVADAIADVVGSGRTLRQHNLVAFGDPICVSEAVLVQRAGSDAQKAKSQLTARLQGVVFAQQYMMLDYDCPRTLLDKAVAITPGLESPTVAPLADPDWVAVRAMVPRKKVNQIMDELAEVGAKAVLASDIRSCRL, translated from the coding sequence ATGCTGCGGGTTGCGGTGCCGAACAAGGGAGCGCTGGCCGGGCCGGCGTCGGAGATGCTCGGCGAGGCCGGTTACCGCCAGCGGCATGAGCAGCGCGACCTGACCGTGCTCGACCCGAACAACGAGGTCGAGTTCTTCTTCCTGCGCCCCAAGGACATCCCGATCTACGTCGGCTCCGGCGAGCTGGACCTCGGCATCACCGGCCGCGACCTGGCGCTGGACTCCGGCGCCCCGGTCGAGGAGGTGCTGGCGCTGGGCTTCGGCGGCTCCACCTTCCGCTACGCCGCCCCGGCCGGGCAGGACTGGAAGCCGGCCGACCTGCAGGGCAAGCGGCTGGCCACCTCCTACCCGAAGCTGGTGCGCGACGACCTCGCCCGGCAGGGCGTGGAGGCCGAGGTGATCCGGCTCGACGGCGCGGTGGAGATCTCGATCCAGCTCGGCGTGGCCGACGCGATCGCCGACGTGGTCGGCTCCGGGCGGACCCTGCGGCAGCACAACCTGGTCGCGTTCGGCGACCCGATCTGCGTGTCCGAGGCGGTGCTGGTGCAACGCGCCGGCAGCGACGCGCAGAAGGCGAAGTCGCAGCTGACCGCCCGGCTGCAGGGCGTGGTGTTCGCGCAGCAGTACATGATGCTCGACTACGACTGCCCGCGGACCCTGCTGGACAAGGCGGTCGCGATCACGCCGGGCCTGGAGTCGCCGACGGTCGCGCCGCTGGCCGACCCGGATTGGGTCGCGGTGCGGGCGATGGTGCCGCGCAAGAAGGTCAACCAGATCATGGACGAGCTGGCCGAGGTGGGTGCGAAGGCGGTGCTCGCCTCCGACATCCGCTCCTGCCGGCTTTGA
- a CDS encoding site-2 protease family protein, whose translation MAATGEHGGNQPRRVLTTADGGLLLFRVQDVPVLLAPSWWIGSLVVVVLYQPLVDRLLPGATAATSWALAAAFAVLLGLSVLAHELGHCVVALRMGIPVRRLRLFLLGGLSEVARTPRRPGQEGLIAAAGPVVSVLLAAFCGLLMFAVPPDGAVWLLVAECAVANLAVGVFNLLPGLPLDGGRMLRAGVWAVTGRRASGTRAAVVGGGIVAAGLLVWAMVGMVSGSEDRWLRLGVCVVTAWFVAAGAASELAADANRGWPEGLAVTELTRPVLQLPAESPVSDALAAAAGRGVVLVRADGVAAGLLDEGAAERLAETSPQAPAELAAEPIRAETVLLASEPGEEIAERVRETAAWQFLVVDDEGRPAGVLRREDLRSALSARRVR comes from the coding sequence ATGGCCGCGACCGGCGAGCACGGAGGAAACCAGCCGAGGCGGGTGCTGACCACCGCCGACGGCGGCCTGCTGCTGTTCCGGGTGCAGGACGTGCCGGTGCTGCTCGCCCCGTCCTGGTGGATCGGCTCGCTGGTGGTGGTCGTGCTCTACCAGCCGCTCGTCGACCGGCTCCTGCCCGGCGCGACCGCGGCCACGTCGTGGGCGCTGGCCGCGGCGTTCGCCGTGCTGCTCGGCCTGTCGGTGTTGGCCCACGAGCTGGGCCACTGCGTGGTGGCGCTGCGGATGGGGATCCCGGTGCGGCGGCTGCGGCTGTTTCTGCTCGGCGGTCTGTCCGAAGTGGCCCGCACCCCGCGACGGCCGGGGCAGGAGGGGCTGATCGCCGCCGCGGGACCGGTCGTGTCCGTGCTGCTCGCGGCGTTCTGCGGCCTGCTGATGTTCGCCGTGCCGCCGGACGGCGCGGTGTGGCTGCTGGTCGCCGAGTGCGCCGTGGCCAACCTCGCGGTCGGCGTGTTCAACCTGCTCCCCGGCCTGCCGCTGGACGGCGGGCGCATGCTGCGCGCCGGGGTGTGGGCGGTCACCGGGCGGCGGGCCAGCGGCACGCGCGCGGCCGTGGTGGGCGGCGGGATCGTCGCGGCCGGGCTGTTGGTGTGGGCGATGGTCGGCATGGTCTCCGGCAGCGAGGACCGCTGGCTGCGGCTGGGTGTCTGCGTGGTCACCGCGTGGTTCGTCGCCGCAGGCGCCGCGTCCGAACTGGCCGCCGACGCCAATCGCGGCTGGCCGGAGGGGCTCGCGGTCACCGAGCTGACCCGGCCGGTGCTGCAGCTGCCCGCGGAGAGCCCGGTGTCGGACGCGCTCGCGGCCGCCGCGGGCAGGGGAGTGGTGCTGGTGCGCGCGGACGGCGTCGCGGCCGGCCTGCTCGACGAGGGCGCCGCCGAGCGGCTCGCGGAGACCTCGCCGCAGGCACCGGCGGAGCTCGCCGCGGAGCCGATCCGCGCCGAGACCGTGCTGCTCGCCTCCGAGCCGGGGGAGGAGATCGCCGAGCGGGTGCGCGAGACCGC
- a CDS encoding YybH family protein: protein MTSTNEIHAVIEEQAAAIRAGDADAVVARYAPEIVAFTLAPPLAHDAAEMRDPDNLRGWFAGFDGPVDYEVRDLRATVDGELAFAHSLNRMSALPAGHDEPFTLWFRSTVCLRRDDGRWLIAHQHQSTPFHMDGTFAAALDLEP, encoded by the coding sequence ATGACCAGCACGAACGAGATCCACGCGGTGATCGAGGAGCAGGCGGCCGCCATCCGGGCCGGCGACGCGGACGCGGTCGTCGCCCGCTACGCGCCGGAGATCGTCGCGTTCACCCTCGCCCCGCCGCTGGCCCACGACGCGGCCGAGATGCGCGACCCGGACAACCTGCGCGGCTGGTTCGCCGGGTTCGACGGCCCGGTGGACTACGAGGTCCGCGACCTGCGCGCCACCGTCGACGGCGAGCTGGCCTTCGCCCACAGCCTCAACCGCATGTCCGCGCTCCCCGCCGGCCACGACGAGCCGTTCACCCTGTGGTTCCGGTCGACGGTCTGCCTGCGCCGCGACGACGGCCGGTGGCTGATCGCGCACCAGCACCAGTCCACACCGTTCCACATGGACGGCACCTTCGCCGCCGCCCTGGATCTGGAGCCCTAG
- a CDS encoding phosphotransferase family protein, producing the protein MTERALGAPAVSAVELGGGLYNTTYRVELPSRETVVLRVAPEPGRQFRIERELMRNEHVSLPFFAPIARLMPRTLFADWTRDIAGRDYVFQTFLPGIPAPQGLRSYRRPQWTAFYRGLGALARTVHEVRGPAFGPVAGPAFATWSEAVLAYFADTAADLTDAGLDASDVLAVARLAEQRRVVLDEITEPRLLHGDLWTANVLLSPGAPEPLIDGVLDHDRASWGDPAADWSLYAASRPDPVRDAFWVGYGRPADTAQARWRALVYRARHLGAVRLERHRLGNTDGVAASYLELRAILDALAA; encoded by the coding sequence ATGACCGAGCGCGCGTTGGGGGCGCCGGCGGTGTCCGCGGTGGAGCTCGGCGGTGGTCTGTACAACACGACCTACCGGGTGGAGTTGCCCTCTCGGGAGACGGTGGTCCTGCGGGTGGCGCCGGAACCCGGGCGGCAGTTCCGCATCGAGCGGGAGCTGATGCGCAACGAGCACGTGAGCCTGCCGTTCTTCGCGCCGATCGCGCGCCTGATGCCCCGGACGTTGTTCGCGGACTGGACGCGGGACATCGCCGGGCGCGACTACGTGTTCCAGACCTTCCTCCCCGGGATCCCGGCGCCGCAGGGGCTCCGCTCGTACCGACGTCCACAGTGGACCGCCTTCTACCGCGGCCTCGGCGCGCTGGCACGGACCGTGCACGAGGTGCGGGGCCCCGCCTTCGGCCCGGTCGCCGGCCCGGCGTTCGCCACGTGGAGCGAGGCGGTGCTGGCGTACTTCGCGGACACCGCCGCGGACCTCACCGACGCCGGTCTCGACGCCTCGGACGTGCTGGCCGTCGCCCGGCTGGCCGAGCAACGCCGTGTGGTGCTCGACGAGATCACCGAGCCCCGGCTGCTGCACGGCGACCTGTGGACCGCCAACGTGCTCCTCTCCCCTGGCGCGCCGGAGCCGCTGATCGACGGCGTGCTCGACCACGACCGGGCATCCTGGGGTGATCCCGCCGCCGACTGGAGCCTGTACGCCGCGTCGCGGCCCGATCCGGTCCGGGACGCGTTCTGGGTGGGTTACGGGCGGCCGGCGGACACTGCGCAGGCCCGCTGGCGGGCGCTGGTCTACCGCGCCCGGCACCTCGGCGCGGTGCGGCTGGAGCGCCACCGGCTCGGCAACACCGACGGCGTCGCGGCGAGCTACCTCGAGCTCCGCGCCATCCTCGATGCGCTGGCTGCCTAA
- a CDS encoding ParA family protein, translating into MQITSVVNQKGGVGKTALSVGAAAALAERGRRVLLIDLDPQGHATTEMLGLEEVPPQAPSLAKALTKMWKGPVEELIVPHRRSNIGPGGAFDVIPTSPGMFDLVRRLDQFRVPGWQLARVVQFANYDHVIIDCPPALDVLTNNALAATHGILVPVQPDRTSIRALRLLNDQLYYVQTALNRPPIPYFGVVPGLYRRPMSGYAVAALEELKQFGYPLLAHVPLGVVMNEAAAHGMPVTTFAPETTQAFAFREIAAVLDGHLARQQPAAPIPAEDDFVFEDFITQVAQTRNENDNGARKKLYDLMPKRPRD; encoded by the coding sequence GTGCAGATCACCTCGGTGGTCAACCAGAAGGGCGGCGTCGGCAAGACGGCGCTGAGCGTCGGGGCCGCCGCGGCGCTGGCCGAACGCGGCCGCCGGGTGCTGCTGATCGACCTCGACCCGCAGGGTCACGCGACCACGGAGATGCTGGGCCTGGAGGAGGTGCCCCCGCAGGCGCCGAGCCTGGCCAAGGCGCTCACCAAGATGTGGAAGGGGCCGGTCGAGGAGCTGATCGTGCCGCACCGGCGCAGCAACATCGGCCCCGGCGGCGCGTTCGACGTGATCCCGACCTCGCCCGGCATGTTCGACCTGGTGCGCAGGCTCGACCAGTTCCGGGTGCCGGGCTGGCAGCTGGCGCGGGTCGTGCAGTTCGCCAACTACGACCACGTCATCATCGACTGCCCGCCCGCCCTGGACGTGCTGACGAACAACGCCCTCGCGGCGACGCACGGCATCCTGGTGCCAGTGCAGCCGGACCGCACCAGCATCCGGGCGCTGCGGCTGCTCAACGACCAGCTGTACTACGTGCAGACCGCGCTGAACCGCCCGCCGATCCCGTATTTCGGGGTGGTGCCCGGCCTGTACCGGCGGCCGATGTCGGGGTACGCGGTGGCGGCGCTGGAGGAGCTCAAGCAGTTCGGGTACCCGCTGCTGGCGCACGTGCCGCTCGGGGTGGTGATGAACGAGGCCGCCGCGCACGGCATGCCGGTCACGACGTTCGCGCCGGAGACCACCCAGGCGTTCGCGTTCCGCGAGATCGCGGCGGTGCTGGACGGGCACCTGGCGCGGCAGCAGCCCGCGGCCCCGATCCCCGCCGAGGACGACTTCGTGTTCGAGGACTTCATCACCCAGGTGGCGCAGACCCGCAACGAGAACGACAACGGCGCGCGGAAGAAGCTGTACGACCTCATGCCCAAACGCCCCCGCGACTAG